The Agrococcus carbonis genome has a window encoding:
- a CDS encoding glycosyltransferase, whose product MTAGIPRTSDGARGATRSIGLLTSVGSTLDAFFPEIVEHWTRAGVRVSTAAGDRSRRFAEQRVIDGMTRAPRIANVRAPRALRAWVLRDRLDVVITSTATASALSRIVALPVPVVYFCHGLHWNGSRLRDAPFRAAERVLLHRSAGVICINDADEEWFADRAPHVPRVRLPGGVGLDVARYAREPREAWRPGEPLRLVWCGEFTARKQPEAAVALVEALLARGVPVELDMLGEGARWAPLRDRVGSALPVRFPGYVDPRPHFARAHALVQTSRWEGLPRVALEAVAMGIPTAGFDVKGVRDVPGTRTAPEGDIEALADAVLDAARTRGEDLPDPALLSYTRAADEILAFVDRVAPLPASAAPPASAAPPTSAARPAPAAPPASAAPTVPARAEGS is encoded by the coding sequence ATGACCGCCGGGATCCCCCGCACGAGCGACGGCGCACGGGGAGCGACGCGGTCGATCGGGCTGCTGACCTCGGTCGGCTCGACGCTCGACGCGTTCTTCCCCGAGATCGTCGAGCACTGGACGCGCGCCGGGGTGCGCGTCAGCACCGCCGCCGGCGACCGGTCGCGGCGGTTCGCCGAGCAGCGGGTGATCGACGGGATGACGCGCGCGCCGCGGATCGCGAACGTGCGCGCGCCGAGGGCGCTGCGAGCGTGGGTGCTGCGCGACCGGCTCGACGTCGTCATCACGAGCACCGCGACGGCGTCGGCGCTCAGCCGCATCGTGGCGTTGCCCGTCCCGGTCGTCTACTTCTGCCACGGCCTCCACTGGAACGGCTCGCGGCTGCGCGACGCGCCCTTCCGCGCGGCGGAGCGCGTCCTGCTGCACCGGAGCGCCGGCGTGATCTGCATCAACGACGCCGACGAGGAGTGGTTCGCCGATCGCGCCCCGCACGTGCCGCGCGTGCGCCTGCCGGGCGGCGTCGGGCTCGACGTCGCCCGCTACGCCCGGGAGCCCCGCGAGGCGTGGCGGCCCGGGGAGCCCCTGCGCCTCGTGTGGTGCGGCGAGTTCACGGCGCGGAAGCAGCCCGAGGCCGCTGTGGCGCTCGTCGAGGCGCTGCTCGCGCGGGGCGTACCGGTCGAGCTCGACATGCTCGGCGAGGGAGCGCGCTGGGCGCCGCTGCGCGATCGCGTCGGCAGCGCCCTGCCGGTGCGCTTCCCCGGCTACGTCGACCCGCGGCCGCACTTCGCGCGCGCGCACGCGCTCGTGCAGACCTCCCGGTGGGAGGGGCTGCCCCGCGTCGCCCTCGAGGCGGTCGCCATGGGCATCCCGACGGCCGGCTTCGACGTCAAGGGCGTGCGCGACGTGCCGGGCACGCGCACCGCGCCCGAGGGCGACATCGAGGCGCTCGCGGATGCGGTGCTCGACGCCGCGCGCACGCGCGGCGAGGATCTCCCCGACCCCGCGCTGCTGTCGTACACCCGCGCGGCCGACGAGATCCTCGCGTTCGTCGACCGCGTCGCGCCACTGCCCGCATCCGCCGCACCGCCCGCATCCGCCGCACCGCCCACATCCGCCGCACGGCCCGCACCCGCCGCACCGCCCGCATCCGCCGCACCCACCGTGCCGGCGCGAGCCGAAGGATCCTGA
- a CDS encoding DegT/DnrJ/EryC1/StrS family aminotransferase has product MSERIHLSAPDVGAAELAAIVAAFDSGWIAPLGPDVDAFERELADRVGVAHAVALASGTAALHLGLLGMGARPGTAVVTSTMTFAATANAICYTGAEPVFVDCDPVTGNLDPTLLEAALRELQRDGVDVAAIVPVDLLGRAADYSAILPIARRFGLAVLSDAAESLGASHGGRRAGSLADASVFSFNGNKIATTSGGGMLLSDDAALIARARHLATQAREPARHYEHAEIGFNYRLSNLLAAMGRAQLARLDAMIARRRAIRERYRAFVAEAPGIALFQGEGDAEDNCWLTAILLDAAGPTPTALAEALDRRGIEARPLWKPMHRQPAFRGRRAFLSGAADRLFSRGLALPSGSALDDAAVDRVLDALSAALAHHATGAHA; this is encoded by the coding sequence ATGAGCGAGCGCATCCACCTCTCCGCGCCCGACGTGGGCGCCGCCGAGCTGGCGGCGATCGTCGCGGCGTTCGACTCGGGCTGGATCGCCCCGCTCGGGCCCGACGTCGACGCCTTCGAGCGCGAGCTCGCCGACCGCGTCGGCGTCGCGCACGCCGTCGCCCTGGCGTCGGGCACGGCGGCGCTGCACCTCGGGCTGCTCGGCATGGGCGCGCGGCCCGGCACCGCCGTCGTGACGTCGACGATGACCTTCGCCGCGACCGCGAACGCCATCTGCTACACCGGCGCCGAGCCGGTCTTCGTCGACTGCGACCCAGTCACGGGCAACCTCGACCCCACCCTGCTCGAGGCGGCGCTCCGCGAGCTGCAGCGCGACGGCGTCGACGTCGCCGCGATCGTGCCGGTCGACCTGCTGGGCCGCGCGGCCGACTACTCGGCGATCCTGCCGATCGCCCGCCGCTTCGGCCTGGCGGTGCTCTCCGACGCCGCCGAGTCGCTCGGCGCCTCGCACGGGGGCCGACGCGCCGGGTCGCTCGCCGACGCATCCGTCTTCTCCTTCAACGGCAACAAGATCGCCACGACCTCGGGCGGCGGCATGCTGCTCTCGGACGACGCAGCGCTCATCGCCCGCGCGCGGCACCTCGCGACGCAGGCGCGCGAGCCCGCGAGGCACTACGAGCACGCCGAGATCGGGTTCAACTACCGCCTCTCGAACCTGCTCGCCGCGATGGGCCGCGCACAGCTCGCGCGGCTCGACGCGATGATCGCGCGGCGCCGGGCGATCCGCGAGCGCTACCGGGCGTTCGTGGCCGAGGCGCCGGGCATCGCGCTCTTCCAGGGCGAGGGCGACGCCGAGGACAACTGCTGGCTCACCGCGATCCTGCTCGACGCCGCGGGCCCGACGCCGACGGCGCTCGCCGAGGCGCTCGACCGGCGCGGCATCGAGGCGCGCCCGCTCTGGAAGCCGATGCACCGGCAGCCCGCCTTCCGCGGCCGGCGCGCGTTCCTCTCGGGGGCGGCCGACCGGCTCTTCTCCCGCGGCCTCGCGCTGCCGAGCGGCTCGGCGCTCGACGACGCCGCGGTCGATCGCGTGCTCGACGCGCTGAGCGCCGCGCTCGCGCACCACGCGACGGGAGCGCACGCATGA